The Clostridium chauvoei genome has a window encoding:
- a CDS encoding cold-shock protein, translating to MSSKTGIVKWFNQEKGFGFISCDDGNDVFVHHSQVKEKGTDKDLHEGENVTFDIEEGKKGPMATNVQKM from the coding sequence ATGTCAAGTAAAACAGGTATTGTAAAATGGTTTAATCAAGAAAAAGGATTCGGATTTATTTCTTGTGATGATGGTAATGATGTTTTTGTTCACCACTCTCAAGTTAAAGAAAAAGGTACTGATAAAGACTTACACGAAGGCGAAAATGTTACTTTCGATATTGAAGAAGGTAAAAAAGGCCCAATGGCTACAAATGTTCAAAAGATGTAG